In the genome of Oscarella lobularis chromosome 1, ooOscLobu1.1, whole genome shotgun sequence, one region contains:
- the LOC136199425 gene encoding uncharacterized protein, translating into MSRLSSLADLDSPECSIGENRQDFSTSEKITKEEVLEYVKAQGNSDFEDDIAENRKEPKVEADEYNHETQEEKETSIRYSVFSTDADTASQECENEVFNEKYDDHEVIDRTTVGTSSIKPTLVKTKPKRDWKISREKRCEDEDETSCFSIEDKTKTSDRNEMSGSDSTEAEETEETMLHSIYQQALDSGSVPVNRYRVMVVGQDGAGKSCLIDSFLDRPFKAQNPSTDGGAIYVAVTAAEGKTGQQAWTEEEYEKANLDKCLAAGYVITKQKNQSLATDTSRWKTQNADLISDDLLEDFVVITENDVIAAAREEERRAKKRAAELAMCLQLSKALASLPNLEASSKLVLQLKRAFKTAVNNKKLTDEKQKMIATYLQSSEALANFEVSSKLLWDLGGQERYLTSHAALMPIESEYKVCVYLLVFDISKPLGDRAQSAFRPGGNLKDVPLELECIEYNRDFLRHWFTSISISHGPSQTHSSYLGKDLGVKYPAVLIAATHIDEASKMPNYKDFLESQNNELSELISDLKCEDHIVRNLENGWWFFSIDNTKSGQTDSAERCKGVEKITSILDNSSRKYWSEKNEEVPMPVAWVRFELSLVSWTEGKIISVSEAVIISFLCGIKSDKEAQLALRFLNSVGVIFYFWDVPKLAKVVIVDPKWLISTVAAFVTAKEPREGMYQREWRQLCKTGECSEDIVQAKLAEAEVDLKDYDQVLEVLRTLDILCDLPKASPSDFLIPCMLSQRQQNDFCIWENHRPSADDESFPPPIIIYPYKVQKIPQAFFFRIVTKCARTFPECDLDRSRCHFKIGNRLVLELLFYDKGTCIIVSISWDGDKNEAMSSVSKRAPEIRELIENSITDAKKRGMTGLTLEYYYQVSDCIRRKDAGDPLYQPPNDGSLVKQTNSCNPKNSDRTPAPVLYKSKRCISNKHLKLVHRWYKKENVSPSESQDSQKALERKPSRDELDDLSDEIASEWKRIARKLSVPDTKLEQIESDNKECREKAYQALQEWMQCTSNSASVRALCIALCKANRKATAAEVFHLPDELLNDLSKKCSQSDELLDDLSKKCSRSDELLDDLSKKLSRSESRGVFQKLCTLL; encoded by the exons ATGAGCCGCTTATCCTCTCTTGCTGACTTAGACTCTCCCGAATGCAGTATTGGCGAGAACAGGCAGGACT TTTCGACAAGCGAAAagattactaaagaagaagTGCTAGAATACGTGAAAGCGCAAGGCAACTCCGATTTCGAGGATGACATTGCCGAGAATCGAAAGGAGCCTAAAGTTGAAGCTGATGAGTACAATCACGAGACgcaggaggagaaggagacgagcATCCGCTACTCTGTTTTTTCAACGGACGCAGATACGGCATCGCAAGAATGCGAGAACGAAGTTTTTAATGAGAAGTATGATGATCATGAAGTCATAGATAGGACAACTGTCGGTACCTCTTCAATAAAACCGACGCTTGTCAAAACTAAGCCTAAGCGTGACTGGAAAATATCCCGAGAGAAGAGATGTGAGGATGAGGATGAGACGTCTTGCTTCTCCATAGAGGATAAAACTAAGACTTCTGATCGCAACGAGATGTCGGGTTCAGACTCGACAGAGGCCGAGGAAACAGAAGAAACTATGCTTCATAGCATTTACCAGCAAGCTCTTGATTCTGGCTCAGTTCCTGTAAATCGATACCGCGTGATGGTGGTTGGTCAAGACGGTGCGGGAAAATCGTGCCTAATAGACTCCTTCTTGGATCGCCCCTTTAAAGCACAAAACCCAAGCACGGACGGGGGTGCTATTTACGTGGCTGTAACAGCAGCAGAAGGAAAGACCGGTCAGCAAGCCTGGACTGAAGAAGAATACGAGAAGGCAAATTTAGATAAATGTCTTGCTGCTGGTTACGTCAttacaaaacaaaagaatcaa AGCCTAGCAACTGATACATCCAGATGGAAAACTCAAAATGCAGATTTGATAAGTGATGATCTTTTAGAGGACTTCGTAGTGATCActgaaaatgacgtcattgctgcTGCTCGGGAGGAAGAACGGCGCGCTAAAAAGAGAGCAGCTGAACTGGCCATGTGTCTCCAGTTAAGTAAAGCTCTCGCAAGTCTTCCGAATTTGGAAGCCAGTTCAAAGCTTGTCTTGCAACTCAAGCGCGCTTTCAAGACTGCTgttaataataaaaaattaacaGATGAAAAGCAGAAAATGATTGCCACGTACCTGCAGTCAAGTGAAGCTCTCGCGAATTTTGAAGTCAGCTCAAAGCTTCTCTGGGATTTAGGTGGGCAAGAAAGATACTTAACTTCTCACGCTGCTCTAATGCCAATCGAATCTGAGTACAAGGTTTGCGTGTATTTACTGGTTTTTGACATCAGCAAGCCCCTTGGTGACAGGGCACAATCGGCTTTTCGTCCTGGAGGCAATTTAAAGGATGTGCCTCTTGAGTTGGAATGTATTGAGTACAACCGAGACTTCCTTCGGCACTGGTTCACATCAATTAGCATAAGCCATGGTCCTTCTCAAACGCATTCCTCTTATTTGGGGAAAGACTTAGGTGTCAAATATCCGGCTGTTTTAATCGCCGCTACTCACATTGATGAAGCGTCAAAAATGCCAAATTATAAAGACTTCTTGGAATCTCAGAATAATGAACTTAGCGAATTGATCAGTGACTTAAAGTGCGAAGATCATATTGTCAGAAACCTAGAAAACGGATGGTGGTTCTTTTCGATTGATAACACCAAGTCTGGGCAAACAGACTCAGCTGAGCGTTGTAAAGGCGTCGAAAAAATAACTTCCATACTTGACAATTCTTCAAGAAAATATTGGTccgaaaaaaacgaagaagttcCTATGCCAGTGGCGTGGGTTCGTTTCGAGCTGTCTCTTGTTTCGTGGACAGAGGGAAAGATTATTAGCGTCAGTGAAGCTGTtataatttcttttctctgtgGAATAAAATCTGACAAAGAAGCGCAGCTTGCTCTAAGGTTTCTAAACAGCGTTGGCgtaatcttttatttctgGGACGTTCCTAAGCTGGCTAAAGTTGTCATTGTTGATCCTAAATGGCTGATCAGTACTGTTGCCGCATTTGTAACCGCTAAAGAGCCTCGGGAGGGTATGTATCAACGCGAGTGGCGACAGCTCTGTAAAACGGGAGAATGCAGCGAAGACATAGTCCAGGCCAAGCTAGCAGAAGCAGAGGTTGATCTCAAAGATTATGATCAAGTTTTAGAAGTGTTAAGAACGCTAGACATTTTATGCGATTTACCTAAAGCTTCTCCTTCGGACTTCCTCATTCCGTGCATGCTCTCGCAACGGCAGCAAAACGATTTCTGTATCTGGGAGAATCATCGTCCAAGCGCGGACGACGAATCTTTTCCTCCACCCATTATCATTTATCCCTACAAAGTGCAGAAGATTCCTCaagctttcttctttcgaatTGTGACAAAATGTGCACGAACGTTTCCTGAATGTGATCTTGATCGTTCTCGTTGCCATTTCAAAATAGGAAACAGGCTGGTGCTTGAGCTGTTGTTTTATGATAAAGGCACTTGTATCATTGTCTCAATTAGCTGGGATGGAGACAAAAATGAGGCAATGTCATCGGTTTCAAAGAGGGCTCCTGAAATTCGAGAGCTAATAGAGAACAGTATTACAGACGCAAAGAAGCGAGGAATGACGGGGCTGACGCTTGAATACTACTACCAAGTTTCTGATTGCATCAGACGCAAAGATGCTGGAGACCCGCTTTATCAACCACCAAACGATGGCAGTTTAGTAAAACAGACGAACAGCTGTAATCCGAAGAATTCGGATCGTACGCCGGCTCCAGTTCTATACAAATCCAAAAGATGCATTTCAAACAAACATCTGAAACTGGTTCATCGCTGGTACAAGAAAGAG AATGTCTCTCCTTCTGAATCTCAGGATTCACAAAAAG CACTAGAAAGAAAGCCTTCACGGGACGAGCTAGATGACCTGAGTGATGAGATTGCTTCTGAATGGAAGCGCATTGCTCGAAAACTTTCTGTTCCTGATACCAAGCTTGAACAGATTGAAAGTGACAACAAAGAGTGCCGGGAAAAAGCTTACCAAGCTTTACAAGAATGGATGCAGTGCACCTCAAATTCTGCATCAGTTAGAGCGCTGTGCATCGCTCTTTGCAAAGCAAATAGGAAAGCAACGGCTGCTGAAGTTTTTCATCTACCGGATGAATTATTGAACGATTTATCAAAAAAGTGTTCTCAGTCGGACGAATTATTGGACGATTTATCGAAAAAGTGTTCTCGGTCGGACGAATTATTGGACGATTTATCGAAAAAGTTATCTCGGTCGGAGTCGCGAGGAGTATTCCAAAAATTGTGCACATTACTGTAA
- the LOC136199423 gene encoding uncharacterized protein, translating to MANMTDADKARPIVLPSLGNEYELGQFYNAYTNTFYDGYSAWSAEQVKKTQVIDDGKSHTEFSLSTNDDKRNENAGLDVEGSVSLKLALFEVTGSAKYLNETKSHAYEARVGATCRVKTRERWMPMEQMMNRKYDIVLGNPDFTHFVSKVVEGGQAHITFSQKCSSSEEETQLKGALEGTLRKFVTVEGKLALDKKDEVKKEQSSCEVKLTGDYNPTNPIVTFADAVEEAAHLPQRLQGKTHTLTVRLLPVHMLESRALRICRSLDQTDMINVSTVLGDFQQAQLQFDYTSKEVVNKNWFPNIYEQVQSMARHLRDAYFAFKNVCKTILPQLRGAQDETTPKPTLRNAIKKAENAVKIAYRFVEAKKKEKISVDRIIKEADRQQIINDLTNEVSTSSRCLSLSLAAVDTKEHCLQKKLGRCEELITLCLSGSELARDDDYYADDYDDDDEWYQNNSTIMQNVFSNLDTLGETKKINEEGKVLESMKYCIGRIAKISRIPVPCGNIVAVDERGMMREAIFHGQLTGVRVNEEKREERSFVSVQWNDESLGDDIARCRITYWKICDDTEKPSSNEEGGARRKNEHKDVEIVTSSKVTFPEGLLEDGCYYGFSVQALSKFVGLSPPSDAVVLQTSRAPSIVSKIVKFYNHNKTSIVKSGWELDKKTNFLVVGRQTDERCTWGDLQTGNVAVDLVDVMPEYEPCIQAPEDDKDAKVVLMTGESGHGKSTHINGFFNWIFRISSQDPIRLLLVDDRKHSGLHSVTKKITVYRIRPHTGARIKEPLYVIDTPGFGNFEGITADEYVARTYRALFRLITKIDCVALAMRAFESRSSPKTKAVLHNILHQFGLNVKDNIIALLTFADAAKPPALLALGEVKVPLHQSVKINNASFVCTGEAAASESNEDGTDSKEFRELYWPLYESGNRRMFEAIENLVAVPAGQSAKVTEERAKLNGRLSFLRESIINSVNRGNKISADLDVIKLCITAPSNRDALIKVNVRETQRIDLPSGAQSTLCNVCNFTCHQVCSDGKETCWAMDGHGYCTQCPRKCKWNAHRKETFYYATVDKVVEREFIPEWSDAGRSVESAVLRLISEFIKEQKIILESLHSMHDLHKQLCVIALRHNPKGILDYVNSLIAKAKDRGATAEVEALDVARDVIILSDAVGKDASESSEMMIKVMEKVKTALEGRVRMSTEERLAAQDEPSTFYYEIYTMLLQSYQRKVPTPLKTDFKTDCGNVIRVIELLLHDGIFALFQSKER from the coding sequence ATGGCTAACATGACCGATGCTGACAAAGCCCGACCGATCGTTCTTCCGTCCTTGGGAAATGAGTACGAACTCGGACAGTTCTACAACGCGTACACGAACACGTTTTACGACGGCTACTCCGCGTGGAGCGCCGAgcaggtgaagaaaacgcaagtcatcgacgacggcaagtCGCACACCGAGTTCTCCttgtcgacgaacgacgacaagcgCAACGAGAACGCGGGGCTCGACGTCGAGGGATCCGTTTCCTTGAAGCTCGCCTTGTTTGAGGTGACGGGCTCGGCGAAGTACTtgaacgagacgaagtcgCACGCGTACGAGGCGCGCGTCGGCGCCACGTGCCGGGTGAAGACGCGCGAGAGGTGGATGCCCATGGAGCAGATGATGAACCGGAAATACGACATAGTGCTCGGGAATCCCGACTTCACCCACTTCGTTTCGAAAGTCGTTGAAGGCGGCCAAGCCCACATAACGTTCAGTCAGAAATGTTCCAGTTCCGAAGAAGAGACTCAACTCAAAGGAGCCCTCGAAGGCACTTTAAGGAAGTTCGTTACCGTCGAAGGTAAACTCGCCCTGGACAAGAAAGACGaggtgaaaaaggagcaGTCGTCGTGCGAAGTCAAGCTGACAGGCGATTACAATCCTACGAATCCAATAGTGACGTTCGCAGATGCAGTTGAAGAGGCCGCGCACTTGCCTCAACGCCTCCAAGGAAAGACGCACACGTTGACGGTGCGCCTCTTGCCCGTTCATATGCTGGAATCTCGTGCCTTGCGTATTTGCCGGTCTCTAGACCAAACAGACATGATCAACGTGTCTACTGTACTTGGCGATTTTCAGCAAGCTCAACTACAGTTTGATTACACCAGTAAAGAAGTCGTCAATAAAAATTGGTTTCCAAACATCTACGAGCAAGTGCAGAGCATGGCAAGACACTTGAGAGACGCCTACTTCGCTTTCAAAAACGTCTGCAAAACAATCCTTCCTCAGCTTCGAGGTGCtcaagacgaaacgacgccgaaaccGACATTGCGAAATGCAATCAAAAAAGCCGAGAATGCGGTAAAAATAGCatatcgtttcgtcgaagcaaagaagaaggagaagataTCGGTGGACCGCATCATCAAAGAAGCCGATAGACAGCAGATAATCAATGACCTGACAAATGAAGTATCGACTTCATCTCGTTGTCTGAGTCTCTCTCTAGCGGCGGTTGACACCAAGGAACATTGCTTGCAGAAAAAGTTGGGTCGCTGCGAAGAACTGATCACTTTGTGTCTGAGCGGCAGTGAGCTCGCACGAGATGACGATTATTATGCtgacgactacgacgacgatgacgaatgGTACCAGAATAACTCGACTATCATGCAAAACGTCTTCTCAAACCTTGACACCTTAGgcgaaacaaagaaaatcaacgaaGAGGGAAAGGTGCTTGAAAGTATGAAGTATTGCATTGGTCGCATTGCCAAGATTAGCAGAATCCCTGTACCCTGCGGTAATATCGTCGCGGTAGACGAGCGTGGAATGATGCGCGAAGCCATTTTTCACGGCCAGCTTACTGGCGTCCGCGTaaatgaagagaaaagggAAGAGCGGTCTTTCGTCAGCGTGCAGTGGAACGATGAGAGCCTGGGCGACGACATTGCCAGGTGTCGTATCACGTACTGGAAAATCTGTGACGACACCGAAAAGCCTTCTAGCAATGAGGAAGGTGGTGCTCGCCGGAAGAACGAACATAAAGACGTTGAAATCGTGACTTCTTCAAAGGTTACCTTTCCGGAAGGGCTCCTAGAAGACGGCTGTTACTACGGCTTCTCTGTCCAGGCGCTCTCGAAGTTCGTGGGTTTATCGCCGCCTTCCGATGCAGTTGTACTTCAGACTAGTCGAGCGCCGTCAATCGTGTCTAAGATCGTGAAATTCTACAATCATAATAAGACATCCATTGTCAAATCTGGATGGGAACTAGACAAGAAAACTAATTTCCTTGTCGTCGGGCGCCAAACGGATGAGCGTTGCACATGGGGAGACCTTCAGACGGGGAACGTCGCTGTCGACCTGGTTGACGTTATGCCCGAGTATGAACCCTGTATTCAGGCTCCGGAAGATGACAAAGATGCAAAAGTCGTACTGATGACGGGTGAGAGCGGTCACGGCAAGAGCACTCACATCAACGGTTTCTTCAATTGGATCTTCAGAATCTCATCGCAAGATCCTATCCGACTTCTACTCGTTGATGACCGCAAGCACAGCGGCCTGCACTCGGTCACAAAGAAGATCACGGTGTACCGAATTCGGCCTCATACTGGTGCCAGGATCAAAGAGCCGCTCTACGTGATCGACACTCCCGGTTTTGGCAATTTTGAGGGTATCACAGCCGACGAGTACGTTGCTCGAACGTACAGAGCGCTTTTTCGGCTCATTACCAAGATTGACTGCGTCGCCCTTGCGATGCGTGCCTTCGAGAGTCGTAGCAGTCCAAAGACAAAAGCTGTCCTGCACAACATCCTTCACCAGTTTGGATTGAACGTGAAAGACAACATTATAGCGCTGCTCACGTTTGCTGACGCCGCAAAACCGCCCGCTTTGCTCGCACTCGGCGAAGTGAAAGTACCTTTGCACCAGAGCGTCAAAATCAACAATGCTTCGTTTGTGTGCACTGGTGAAGCCGCAGCGTCAGAGTCTAACGAAGATGGCACCGACAGCAAAGAGTTCAGGGAGTTATACTGGCCCCTGTATGAGTCCGGAAACAGAAGAATGTTTGAAGCCATCGAGAACCTCGTTGCCGTACCTGCCGGACAGAGCGCTAAAGTAACAGAAGAGCGTGCGAAGTTAAACGGGCGCCTGTCCTTTCTTCGCGAGTCTATCATCAATTCTGTGAACCGCGGGAATAAAATCAGCGCTGACTTGGACGTCATAAAACTCTGCATCACGGCTCCTTCAAATCGAGATGCCTTGATCAAAGTAAACGTCCGCGAAACCCAACGAATTGATCTTCCTTCTGGAGCCCAATCCACTTTGTGCAATGTCTGCAACTTCACCTGCCACCAAGTGTGTAGCGATGGAAAAGAAACCTGCTGGGCAATGGATGGTCACGGTTATTGCACGCAATGTCCGCGCAAATGCAAGTGGAATGCACACCGTAAAGAGACATTTTATTATGCAACTGTCGACAAGGTGGTAGAACGGGAATTCATCCCGGAGTGGAGCGACGCCGGAAGAAGTGTTGAATCAGCTGTTCTCAGACTTATCAGCGAGTTCATCAAAGAACAGAAAATCATCCTGGAAAGTCTGCATAGCATGCACGACCTTCACAAGCAGCTCTGTGTTATTGCACTGCGCCACAACCCCAAAGGTATTCTGGACTACGTCAACAGTTTAATCGCCAAAGCTAAAGATCGAGGGGCAACCGCAGAAGTCGAAGCTCTCGATGTCGCTAgagacgtcatcattttatCCGACGCCGTTGGCAAAGATGCTAGCGAGAGCAGCGAAATGATGATCAAGGTCATGGAAAAGGTTAAAACTGCTCTTGAAGGGCGAGTGAGAATGTCGACAGAAGAACGTCTCGCAGCGCAGGATGAACCAAGCACGTTCTACTACGAAATATACACAATGCTTCTGCAAAGTTATCAGCGGAAAGTCCCCACGCCGTTGAAGACAGATTTCAAAACGGACTGTGGGAATGTCATCAGGGTCATCGAATTACTTCTTCATGACGGCATCTTTGCCCTGTTCCAGTCGAAAGAAAGGTGA